The genomic DNA TTTCATCCGGTGTTCCGCCATATTGGACCCGCGCGCAAGCTTTGCGCCGAACGGGGTCAGCGGACTGTTTTCAATTTCCTGGGTCCTTTGTTGAATCCCGCCCGTCCCAGCGCGCAACTGGTTGGCGTGCCGAGCCCGGAACTGTGCGAACCGCTCGCGCGCGTTCTCCAGTCGCTCGGCGTCCGGCGCGGCATGGTGGTCAGCGGACAAGTGGAGTCCGGAAATCGGAGCCCGGGGTCGGGCCCCGAGCCGTTGCGGTTTCTTGACGAACTCTCCACGCTGGGGGAAACGCACGTGGCGGAATTCTATCAGGACCGCGGTTTCGCCCGGTCGGTGATGTCGCCGGAGAATTTCCCGCTTCAATCCGCGACACTGGCGGACCTCGCGGGGAGCGACCGGGTTGCCAATGCCGCCATCGTCCGGAGCATCCTGCGCGGCAAGGAACGCGGCCCCAAACGTGACGCCGTGCTGATCAACGCGGCCGCCGCATTGTTCGTCGCGGGCAGGACGAAATCGCTGGTGGAAGGCTGGGAACTGGCTGCCCGCCTGATCGACGAGGGGAACGCCGGAGAAAAACTTGAAGCGCTGGTTGCCGCCACGCCGGCTTGACTCCGCCCGCCCGCGCAGGGTCCGGCGGGCGGAAGCGCGCCTGATTTTCCTGCAACTTTGCCGCCCGCCCTCGTGTTTTCCGGCTGACGCAGGACAACTATGTATAAAATCATCGGAGCAGACCTGAAGGAGTACGGCCCTGTCCCGGCGGAGCGCGTGCGCAAATGGATCGCCGAGGGCCGCGTGGATGGACAAACCAGGGCCTGCGCGGAAGGCGCGGGCGATTGGAAACCGTTGTCGGAATTTCCCGAATTCGCCGGCGTCATCACCGACCGGTCCGGCGTCGTCGCGCCGCCAAGAATCAACGCTTCCATCGGAGACAAGCTCGCGGCGGAAATCATCGCGCGTGATTACCGCGTCGACATCGGGGATTGCTTCAGCCGGAGCTGGGCCCTGTTACGGGACAACTTCTGGCTGCTGGTGGGCGCGACCGCCCTGGTGTTCGTTGTTCGCGTGGGGCTTGGCTTCTTCCTCGTGGTGGGCATTCCGACCAACGTGCTCCTCGGGTTCGTCCTGCAGGGAGGTTTGAGCCTGTTGTTCCTGAAGCGGCTTCGCGCCCAGCCTGCGGACCTCGGCGTGACTTTCTCGGGGTTCACGCTCGCGCTGCTGCCGTTGATCGTGTCGGGCCTGATTGCGCATGCGTTGACGTTCATCGGGTTTTTCCTGTGTGTGATTCCGGCGGTCTATCTGATCGTGGCGTGGTGGCTGTTCACGCCGTTGCTGATCCTCGACAAGGGCCTCGACTTCTGGCCGGCCCTCGAGTGCAGCCGCAGGGTCGTGACTCATCACTGGTGGCAATGCTTCGGACTGTTTCTCCTCGCGGCGTTGGTCGGGCTCCTCGGCCTGGCGGCGTGCGGCATTGGCATCTTCTTCACTGTTCCGGTGGCGGTCGGTGCCATGGTCTGTGCTTACGAAAACATTTTCTGTGCGCCCCCGGCGGCAAACGCGTTGCCGCCACCTGCCTCCGCACCATCCAATCTTCCGTCCGTGCCATCTCCTGCGCCGGCTCCAACGCCGCCGCCTTCGCCCGACGTTGGAACAGTGTCCACGACGCCAGTTACGCCGAACACGACCTCTGAAGCGCCACCGCCAGCCTCTCAGACTTGAACGCACGAACCTAATCGGTCGCTGAAACCGTGCCATGCTTGACGGACAAAATATTTCCAGCGAGCCTCCGTCCATGTACAAAATCATAGGGGCCGATCAGAAGGAGTACGGCCCGGTCAATGCCGACGAACTCCGGGCCTGGATTGGACAGGGCCGCGCGAACGGTCAAACCCTTGTCATGGTCGAAAACGGTCCCTGGAAGCCGCTTTCCAGTTATTCCGAATTTGCCGATGCGCTGCGGACTGCCACGGCCTCGGCGCCGCCCTCCTTAAGCAGTTCGCCTCTCGCGAGCCCGCGGGCTTCCATCGAAACTCGGACGGTCCAGGTTCCTGGCATTCTCTTGATAGTGGCGGGCGCGATTGGAGCCATGGCCAATTCCTTGAATTTGCTCGGTCATGTTCTGGGCCGGGCGTTTTTCCAAACGCAATCCTCCGGCAACCCGGAACTCGACAACTTCGTGCAAATCATGTCAGGTAGCCTCGGACTTTTGTTTTACAGTTTCGCGCTGGCATTGAACGTGTTGGTCATCGTCGGCGGCTGGCGAATGACCCGGCTGAGCAACTACGGTTGGTGTGTCGCGGCTGCCGTCGTCGCTGTCGTGCCCTGCCTGTCTCCCTGTTGCTGCCTGGGCGTCCCCCCGGGGATCTGGGCGTTGATCATTCTGTCCCGACCGGAGGTAAAAGCGGCGTTTGAGAATCGCGCGTCATGAATCGGCTCCCTCCGCAGAACAGATTCGTACCCGAGCGGGCCCCGGCCCGGGAACGAATGAACCTTGGGGCGACCAAAGAGGTGCGGCATGTATAAAATCATCGGTGGCGACCGACAGGAGTATGGCCCGGTCACTGCGGACCAGATCAACGCCTGGATTCTTGAGGGCCGCGCCAACGGCCAGACGCTCGCGCAGGCGCAGGGCGGCACCGAGTGGCGGGCGCTCTCGTCGTTCGCCGAATTCTCGGCGGCCCTTGCCGCAAGGTTTCCGGCGCCGCCGCTGGTTGGATCAGCCGATCCGGGCTCGGTTGCAGACGCGGCACTGACGCGGGGTGTTGAATTGAACATCGG from Candidatus Angelobacter sp. includes the following:
- the trpD gene encoding anthranilate phosphoribosyltransferase, whose amino-acid sequence is MLEELADQLTRNISLSGEQATAAVGRLVDESVSVETKAGFLAALARKGESVEEMAAFARALRDMSVAPPLDAATRSREILDVCGTGGDRLNTFNISTTVAIVAAAAGVTVAKHGNRAITSQAGSADVLEALGVKIDLEPDEAARSLREHHFAFFFAPKFHPVFRHIGPARKLCAERGQRTVFNFLGPLLNPARPSAQLVGVPSPELCEPLARVLQSLGVRRGMVVSGQVESGNRSPGSGPEPLRFLDELSTLGETHVAEFYQDRGFARSVMSPENFPLQSATLADLAGSDRVANAAIVRSILRGKERGPKRDAVLINAAAALFVAGRTKSLVEGWELAARLIDEGNAGEKLEALVAATPA
- a CDS encoding DUF4339 domain-containing protein, which produces MYKIIGADLKEYGPVPAERVRKWIAEGRVDGQTRACAEGAGDWKPLSEFPEFAGVITDRSGVVAPPRINASIGDKLAAEIIARDYRVDIGDCFSRSWALLRDNFWLLVGATALVFVVRVGLGFFLVVGIPTNVLLGFVLQGGLSLLFLKRLRAQPADLGVTFSGFTLALLPLIVSGLIAHALTFIGFFLCVIPAVYLIVAWWLFTPLLILDKGLDFWPALECSRRVVTHHWWQCFGLFLLAALVGLLGLAACGIGIFFTVPVAVGAMVCAYENIFCAPPAANALPPPASAPSNLPSVPSPAPAPTPPPSPDVGTVSTTPVTPNTTSEAPPPASQT